CGCTCTTGGGGAGCAGTGCCCCCATAATTAGGAATAGAAGCATGCTTAATGGTTGGGGGTGAGGTGGAAGCCAAGAGGCTGTAGCGTAGCAATATTCTTCAATAAAGAAGCTGAGACGATTAGGATCGTGCACCATGTCAGCTATTCCTATTGTGTTTAGAGGGAAGAGTACGTGTGCGACTTTATTCATGCCGATTTCAATAACGTGCAAGCTATGTAGTGTCTGCCGAGAGATGTGAAAAAAGGCTCGACCATTTGGTCGAGCCTTTTGACGGATAAGGCCTGGTGAGTTTTTAAATTTGTCTATTCGATGCCTTAAAAGTGTTGGAAATAATTTGAGATAACTATTTGTCTTTGCATTTCATGCGTCGCTTGAATTCCGCCACCATTTCTTCACTGGTTTCACAAGTCCGGTATAATTCTTTGACCAATTCTTGTCCCTGTTTCGAAAGATGAAGGCCTTCGATCGCGCACGAGGCCAGCGCATCCTTGAAAACATGGTTTCGGCGCTTTTTTTCTTCGTGTGTGAGCTTGAAACTTGGGGGTGGGGTAGATGGGGATGATTTCATGGTACCAGTCTAGCCCTTTTTCGTTTTGATGCAAAGGATTGAAGCGAAGAGGGGGCAAGTCATATTTTTTCTTCTACCAGACGGTGCAAACTTGTCCGTTCTTGAAAATATATACTGTTTCAGTGAGTCATAAATGCTTTTTGTCTGTAATCTCGACAGTTTTCATGCTTTTTGTCTGCAATCCCTTCTCGGTCACAGCGAATTCCGCATGACTTCCGACACCTATGCCCACGTTGCCGACGAAGACCTCCTCGACCTGATCAACGCCGTGGACTTCGGCCACGTGGATTAGGGGACAAAATAGGTTACATCACACCGTTTTTTCTAATTCCTCTATTTGTGCAATAAGATGTTTTATTTGGCTTTCATGAAGTTCGACTTCTTCAAGTTTTTCTTTGTTGTTTTTTTTCCCTCTGTAGATGAGCCAAACTCCGAAGAATAATAGAATCAAGCCATATAAGTCGACGTTGCCAGAACCAACAGAGATCATCCCTAATCCAGTCGTAACACATGCCCATGCTCCGAAAACATAGGGGTGCATTCTGGATTTTTCGTATGCCTCGGCCTTATAGTGTTCAAGTAACTTGAGCTCCCCTTCCAGCCTTCCTAGTTCTCTGTCCACGACATGCCCCTTTGCTGTGTTTTATATTTTTGTTGATATAAAATATTTGATAGGCTGGGCGAGGTTAGTCAAGGAAGAAATATATAAAAAGGGTCCCTTGGAGGGACCCGGAAGGAAATGTCGGGGGGCGCAAAATGCTTTGCCGAGGGACCCCGGAGGGACCCCAGAGGGACCCCGAATTGGGTCCCAGGGACCCTGAATCGGCGGTTTTCCGCCTAATGCGAAAAAAAGGCTGACGAGGTATAAACCCGCGTCAGCCTTTGATTTTCCTGGAGCCAGAGATGAGACTTGAACCCACGACCTGCTGATTACGAATCTGTTTCATAATATTTTAAATCCATGTGTTATCATTAGTATCTTTTATAAGTGGTCTTTTTCTTTAGTTTTAAAGTGTAGCACCTGACCTCTCTAGGCTCTCCTCAATTCTTGGAAGTCTTTGCCTCAGTGTCCCAAATTTGTCCCAGTTGTTAATGTTGAGAATGTGTGCATATAGTTTTGCCTATATGCCAAAAAAAGGAATAATATATCATTAAAAAACGATATGTTGACATGTTTTTTAGAAAGGGGGATAGAATAAAGTAAATGTTGTGAGCAGGGAGATTAAGGAGAAATATTAATGAAAATTATCGGTCGAGCTGAAGCTGCCAAACGTTTAGGTATGACTCCTCATGCGTTAAGTTGCCATGTCTACAAAAGAAATTGGGATGCCATTCCAGTCCCTATTATGATTGGAGGTCGTTATAAATGGATAGATGAAAAGATTACAGAGTGGATAACTGCTCGGTTTGAAGCCGTGAATAACGGTGAAGAGTTGCTACCTCCTCAGAAAAAGCGTGGCCCTGGTCGTCCACGGAAAAAGAGGAGGTCATCATGTTGTTGAGGATAAAAAAAGAAGGGAACTGCTCCAGCCAGCAAGCAAAGTAGCAGTCCCCAGGTCCCCGCTCGAGAGCGGAAGATTTTCTGATTTTCCCCTAAAAGTTCAGAAAAGACAAGGCGTGTTTCTTCACGTCTCTTCCTCTGCATCGAGTGGTTGTCATCAACCCTCTGAATTCGGAGGTCATTTTGTCTCTTACGCCTACGCAGAAGCGGCATGCTGCTCTTGCTGAATATCCTGTCGTTTTTCGTGATGAGGCCTTGGCGTCTCATTGGAAATCTTCTTCCCGTTTTATCCTGAATAATGGGGAACAGCTTTCGACCCCCAAGGGAGCCCCCTTGGTTTGCGGTGCTGTTCACCAACTGGCGTCCTGTCCCGTCAAGCTGTCTAGGCCGGAGCTCGTTGAACGCCCATGGGCTTTGCGGGATTGGTGCAGAGGTGTTTGCCGGGATGCAAAGTTGCCAGGAACATTGCGGAGTCTTTCGAATAAATACATGTGGAAGTGGGTCGAGTCTTTCAAGGAGAAAGTCATCGAAACAGTTGATATTAAAGATAATGATTTCAATCCATTTAGAGTTTTTAACTTCAAAATGTGTGGTGGAAAGAGGAGTTGGGGCCGGGAAATTGTCTACAAGAAAAAAAACGTAGTTGTTTCTTTTTCATGTGGTGAATCCTGCTGTCCGTTTTGTTCCGAAAAAAGCAAGCAAAAAACAGCACTTAAGTATGTAGACAGGTTTATGAACGCGTCAATGGTGCATGGAATAAAGCGGTTTTGGACTTTCGTCATCACATTGCCTGAAGAAATTGAAGCTATGATTCCAAAAGGATCAGAATTTCGGAAGGAGTTCATGAAGGAAATAAAAAAACTTATCCGTAAGATTTTTGCCCTCAAAACTGAAGATGGTCTTTGCGCTTACGCGAATATTCACCCCGTAGGCGATTCAAATTTGTTTCGGGATCGTTTTCATGTCCATGTCGGCGTATTGCCGCTCGCGGTTCGCCGGAAGAACAAGAAGCCAGAATTGTTTAAATGCGATGTTGATGGGTTGATACAAACAACTTTTGTTTTGGAACAACTTGAAAAAATTCTATCACAGCTATTCCCCATTACTTCCCGTGGAAAAGCTCAGTTTCACGCGCAGTATATCCCGCTAGATAAACCGTACTCCGAGGCCAAGCTCGCACATCGCTTGAAATATGACTTGCGAGGTTTTGGCAAAGACGTGATCCAATCACCAATTTTTTACAATCCGGACAATGATTTTGTTGTGTTGAATGCAGGAGAGCGTGGGTATGGAGTTTATTCCGTTGAACAGGTTGCGCGGCGATGGGCGTGGATTCGATCTCAGCGGGACCTTCGCACTTGGGGATTGCTGAATCAGTGGAATAAGTATGTTGACTTGTTGGGGGTGGAATTTGTGGAAGATCCCGAGCCTGAAATTTTAGAAGAACGAATGGTTATCGTAAAACGTCGATATGGCCGGGAATGGGACCACAAAGCTAGGCGGGTACGTTGGGTGGTCGAAAAGAGAGCCTTTCGTGAAGATACCGGTGAAGAAATTCTAGGTGTCCAGTGGGGAAGAGAGGGGTCAGGTGGGTATTGGCGGCCAAAAGGTGATTCTGTTGATTCTGGAGGAGGGGATTGAAATGATGAAAAAGATGGTTTTGCTGATATGTATACTTGTTGTTTTTCCAAACAACGCAATTCCTCTTGGTGTATCTGATGCTACTTCTCATATTTATCTTTCCGAGCAGGTTAAACAGCTCACACAGCAACTTGAAAATATGCAAAGTCAATTAAATGAAGCCATTAAGGCGAATGAAACGCTTACCAAGTCCTATGAAGCTGCAACAGGTACCTATGATCATGTGTCCGGCATTTACGATGATATTATGCAAACCAAGGCTTTTTTAAATGATTCTTATTATACCGTTGTGGATCAGTATCGTCATTACAAGGGGGTATATGACGATCTTCGAAGTCCGGGCAAGAAGGATTTTGAAACCATGAAGGAACTTTTGGAAGGAGTGTTCGGTGATCCGCGTACGGCTACACCAGAGCAGGATAGGAGACGTGTCGAACGTGAATATCAGATTCGCCAACAGGCTTTGAAAAAGGCGATTGAAGTTGGTGAAGAGACTTTGGCTACAATGCCGGATCGTGTGAAGAAGCTCAATTCACTTGCCGGGAAGATTGGCAAGACTTCGGGGGTGAAAGAAGCACAGGCCCTGACGAACAGTATTCTTCTTGAGATATTGACTGTGCTTGAAGAGCAATTGGCGATCAGCTTGCGTTTTCAGCAAGCCATGTCTTTGCAGGCATATTCCGGAATAACAGATGAATCGATTGCAAAGCGAGCAAAGCTATTGCGGAATGTGTTGCAGCGAAAAGATGTGCTTGGATATGAGTTGAATAATCTTCACAAAATAGGTGTTACCGACATAACTGACATAAAGGAAGTGGTGGGAAAAGCAGCCATAAGGTAATGGGAGAACTATTTATGCGCACTTTATTAGTGTTTTTATTGTTAGGAATGTTTGCTTGCTCTTCAAATAGTAATGAAAATTTCGTTAAGAGGTATAAAAAAAATCATAAAAAGAATTACAAGAAGGTTTTCAAAGATGAAATAGATACGCTTAATAAAATTGGTATTGATCAAAACAAAGAGTTTGATTTTAGAGAGATAGTAGAGAAAACAAATCAGTACTGCGTGAAGCAAAAGGAAAAATAGAAATGGAAGAGTATGGAATTTCAGCTCATATATTCACAAATTTGCTTGCGATGAATACGCAATACGTTTTTTCTGTGTATGAATCGTTAATGACATCATTTGGAATTTTTTTCAGAGCATTGATTGTTTTGTACACTGTATATGTTGGTTATGTTTTCTATAAATCAGAAAGTCGGTTTAGCGTATGTGATATGATTTTATCATATTTAATAACTGCATCGGTGTATTCTGTTGTGTTTGAATGGAGTTGGTTTTATTCAGTTATTATAAAAACTACACTGAATATGACTTTGGATACGGCATCTTTTTTCATTTCTGCTGCGACATCAAATGATGCGATGGGGAACTTTGGCAGCATACACGATGTATTTAAATCGTTGGACCAGACGCTCATTGACTTTTATACCGCTGTTCAAAATCTTTCGCCTAAAGGAAATATACTGACATATGCTTGGCGGTATGTCTGTTTTATTATAGCGATGATTCCTTTGTTCATGGTTTTTCTCGCCATGTATGCAGCTTTTTTTGTGATATTCTGCATCGCCTTTTTTTCTATGTTCATATTTTATATGATCGGCGGGGTGTGTCTCCTTTTTGTTGGTTTTAAAGAAACGAGGCATATCTGCTTCACTTGGATCAGAGGACTGCTGAATTACATGCTTTTGGCGGTCTTTGCGGCCGTTGTTATGGGAATTTGTGGAAAGGGTATTCATGACGCTGTTTCCTTATTTGCAGCTCAGGCTGAAACTGCATCCGTTATAGTCTCGGACGCGTATATTAAGGTCTTTGTCTGGTGTACTTTTTGCCTTGCCATGATTCTCAAAACTCCTGATTTTGCAGCGCATTTAACTGGCACAATGGCTGGATCAACCTCTGGTGTGGCCGGAGCCCTTTCGGCTGGAACTTCTGCCCTTGGAGGCGGAATGCTTGCTGGAAGCAAATTGGCTGGAGGCTGGGCCGCAAGAAAAACGTGGGGCTTAACTCGCAAGGGTGCTGGTTTTGCCGGAAACATAGGAATGAATGCATTGGAAAAATTGAAAATTCAACGGCATGCCAAATAACATGCTGTCGTTTACGTGCTTTTATTGGCAGAGCTCTGGTCGATATATCGACCAGAGCTCTGCCAATACTGAATGAAGGTCGATAAGTTGATCGTTGTGTATTGCTAAAGAATGTTCCATGAACGCGGTAAAGCCATGCGTTGGTCGGAGATTCTTGCCTTGCCCCGCCTTTTGAGCACAGGCGCATCAGCATTCGTCTGGAGTCGCAGACAAGCGTAAGTCTATCTAGGCACAAAACAAAAAAACGTGACACGAAAAGCGACGATTCGAAAAGAAAAATGATATGATGCGCGAAGCTCGCTCCGGAAAAAAAAGTTGTTATTATATTAAAAGGTGTATTTATAGGCTATTGGGGACAAGTTCCGAGGGCGTGTCAAGGCCCACGTCCTCGGCCAGGGTTTTCCACCCTGGACCCGACCAAAGGGCAATACCCTTTGGAATCTCCTCGATGCTGACTGGCCAGCATACTGCCAAGTCAAGGCGTTGCCTTGACAATCCACCAGGGGCTGCTTGCGCACCCCCTGGACCCCACTTAGGCCTCCACCTCTTTTAGGAGGGTTTCGGCAGATATGCGAAAGAGACGCGGAGCGTCTCCCTCGCAGCTCCCTTTAGGGCCGAATTTACCACAGGCTTTTTCGGATTTCCCATAGGCCCGACCCGGGCCTATGGAAAATTCGCGCCTATGGAAAATTCGGAAGGTAAGGGGTGTATGATTACATGGCCCCGCCTTGTGGGCGGGGCCTTCGGCTCATTGGCATTCGCCGTCGGGAACTGAAGCCAAACGCAGTTGAATTTCGGCAAGACGTTCAGCCACATCACTAACGGACTCTTGAAAATTGCCCGCAGCGGCCTCTAAGATCATATCTTCAATCGCTTGAAACGCATCCAAGTATTCATGCATTTCCGCACCAAATTTACCCTCACGGGCAAGCTGTCGCGTAAATTTTCGCAACTCATTGAGCTTTCGAATCATTCCCAAGACTTCAAAAGGATTTTGTCCGGTATTCATGCTTCTGTCCTCAATTTATCGATTGATTTCCGCGCTGCCTCCAAAAATTCTTGTCGCAAAGCTTGGAATTCGCGTCGATCTTCTTTGGTAACGTGCTGCCGCCGAGCCAACCGTTTCATCAAGGTATCCCGCTTTCTTCTTAAAGTTTCCCAATCGGGTTGAGTTTCTTTTTCCGACATCGAGCTGTCTCCTTTTTCGAGTTTTCCCCCCAACCACATAAACCCCGGAAGAGGGGGGCCTTCACTTTTCGTGAGGCCCCCTTTCCGGGGTTCATGTCGGCCACAGCCGCCCGGCTTTTGGACTGGCACTCCCTTGCGGGCGGCAAGCGCATAGTGACAGCGTCAGAGGAGGCACGACGACGCGCTGGCGCGCGGTTGCAAGCCCATTGCAAGGGTGTGACAGGACGAAAACCGGATCAGCGGCGTAGGTCCGGAGGAGATCATTTTCAAAATGCAGGGACACCACCCTTTTCAGGGGGGGGACACCTTCAAATTCAGAGGGGACACCTTCAATCTCAGGAGGGATACTTCCGAATTCGACAGGGACACTTTTGGGGCAAAAAGAACATGATGAGTTGTATTAATCAATTAAAACAAACTGTTGTGTTGTGAGTAGAGTGGCTTGTTGGCTGTGTGAGCGTTAATTCGTCGAAATTGGCTATTCTTTGAAAACAAAATTGAGTGTCTTTTTTTGAGTCTTTCCTTTTAGCGGGATACGGATTTTTTATTAAAATCCTGTTCAACCTTCAGTTGATCCCGCTCGGCAGCCGCCGAGAAGGGGGTATCCCCCCTCGATGCTGCGCATCTCACCCGACTCCGCCTTCCCTAAAGGGGCCCGGCGGAACGCACCAAGTGCGATTCATTCACAGATGAGAAAGAAAAAGCCTGTGCCCCCGTCCGAATGGACGAGGAATTAAAGAACAAATTGGAAGAAATTCGACTTCGTCTAGACGCAAAGAGCGTTTCTGAAATCATGCCCAAGCTGCCAGCGACTACGTGTCTTCAGACCGTCCTTTTCTGCGAAAAGAAACCTTGGAAGAATTCCAGCAAATGCGGCGTGAATTAGCCAAGATTGGCAACAACCTGAATCAGGTTGCATACCATCTGAACGTCAATCATCCAGTCAGTACCGCGCAGATTCAATCACGCATGAAGAGCTTGCGCAAACATTTGCCCAGTTGGTTCATCTTTGTCGGCGTATAGAGTGTGAATTACGATGAGCTTTGAAGATGAATTCAAAAAAACGAAGCGTTCAAAGGCTGGTTCCATCCGCCTTGGTCAGCGTGCTCTTCTTCTCAATAGCGGCGGGGCTCAAAAAGGAGGGCATGAAGGATGAAAATGAAAAAGGCCGGATTTTTCCGGCCTTTTTGCTCAGGAGCAAGTCTTTACCGCATCCATTGACGTTTGCGCTTTTGATCCAGTTTCCAACAGCGATTCCCGCAGTCGCTACGCGGGACATCGTTCCAAGCGCTGGGGAGAAGCTTGCCCCGGCGTTTCGGGCGAACCAAATCCGGATAGGCCTCGGCTTGTCGCCGTTCTTGGGCCGTTTTAGGAAACTTGTAAAAATTGTGCCATTTCCGATTGCTGCCGCCAGTTCGAGGAATGGGGTCTCGACGAAACATTGCAAATAACCTCCCATTGATGAAATGGAAGGGTGTCGAGATTGAATAGCGAAAACATGGCTCTCCTTGCTAACGTAGTGGTTGAAAAATATCCTACCCAGATTTTATGGCTCTTGGAAAGGGGAAACAAGGGCGGCGTATTGGCCGTCTAGGTCAGTTCTATCCACCACTTTTTCCCTGGTTGTGCTGAATCGAGACCTATCCAGTTGCATCCTTGATAAGTGCCACGTTGGAATTTGTGAAAATGGCCGAAATACCATTGCTGAGGCTTGTACCGAGCAAGCGCTTTGCTGAGAATTTCGGAAGAAGGGTCACTATCCCGATCCCACCAATCTGGCCATTCATTGAGCGGGACACCTTTTACAGCAAACTCAGTAGGCGCTGTGTGACTGATGATGATGTCCACTTGTCCTTCATGAGCATCTGGAAAATTGTTCCAATCTTGCTCTGTCAATGTTTCAAGGTCTGGGAACCAGTCTTTTCCGGGTAACCGAATTTTGTTGTCCACCGAAAAGGCTCCGCCAGCAAACAAAATTTTGCGACCATCAGGAAGAGTGAGAGTTGAACCGCGCGGTTGGTACACAACATTGGGCATATTTTCGGCTACAGGCAGGGTGCCGGTTTTTAGCCCCGTACGGATTGATCTGTGGTCCTCATGGTTGCCGTCGATCCAATGTATTTGGGTTTTTCCGGGAATCAGTTTCTTTGCAGGGTCATAAAATCTATGCCCAGGCCAAAAACCAAAATCTCCGCATTGGAGAATGATTTCCGGTTTTTTCTTTCTGATCAGTTCATTGAGCATCGCCCATGTAGCGTGAATATCTCCTACAACGAGAATCACATGAATTTCTCCAAAATTGTTCTATGTTGTGGGTGTTTGGTTAGAAAGAGTTTTTAAATGAACGAATAGCCTGCATATATGCCATGATGTCTTTGAATGTCAGCCCATCCCTTTGTAACTGTTCATTAAGATCATTATATAGTTTTGATGCAATTCGATACAAATAGAAAAGGCATCTTTTCCGACTAGCGTTGAAAATTATGCCACTGGATGCAAGGGTGTTAATATCGCCTTGAAGCTCATCAGCTGTAACTTCTCCCCGCAGACGGTCATGAATTGAAAAAGTCGAAGGGATAACGTCGTCAATGTTCATTTTGACTGCTGATTGCCAATCATAACCGCAAGAGTAGACTTCCTTCAGATTTGTTTTAATCGTTTGATAGACTATATTGACTATATCCATTTGCGTGCTGCGGTATTGGCGAATCTCACAATTGTCCTCAGTAGGGTATTCGTGACCATTGCCAAAGCAAAAACGCAGTCGAATGTAATCTTGTGCTTCGTCTGGTTGTATGTCTGAGTAGATCACTCCTTCGTTTTTAAAGCCAGGAGGGCAGTCGGCATATCGCAAAGCTGCTTTTTGTTGCCGTGGAGGTGTCCATAATTGAAAGATGACCCCAGGCTCACCCAACATGTCGGCCCTAGACATTTCGTCATATTCGATCAGGTAGCTTGAAGAGTATTCCTTTTTTTCAATTCTTTCCAAGTCGAACATATACCATCGTTCGAAGCGTTTGACTGCGAGGCAGGCTCGGTCATACTTGAAAAAACTTTTAAATCGTATGCAGTTGTCGATGGAACGTTTCGGAACAACAAATCCCTTTAAATGGTTGTCCCACTTGTAGTTTTTAACTTCAACGCAGATTTTGCTGTCACCAAAATTCACAATGAAGTCCGGAGAAACAGGCTGAGAGTAATCGTTCCAGAGGATAGGTAATGCGGCTATTCGAATAACTGGATGTCCGTAAAAAGCCATTCTTCGCATAAACTCATACTCGCCAAGAGAACCAGCAGTCATGCGGTGGAAGTAGTTTTCTAGGTCTGCAACTGATATTCGTTTGCCTGCGTCATTGCCCCGTTTTACCTCTTCAACCAAGTTGAGAATCAGTTGAAAAATATCCTCATATTCAGATGGATAGCGGGAATTCACAATGTCCTCCTTTAGCATTAGAGGTCTCGTCTACCGCATGAAAGATATCTATTCAACCGGTTTTGAGCGGCTTTTGTGTATTGGGCTTGTCTAGCCTGAGGTTTACATTTTTTTGGGAATCGTTGGCCGGAATACTGTTGGAGCCTCAACTGTCGTCAGAGAAAATGTCAAGGTGTCAATATAGACTTGTTTTTTGCCGTTCGTTAGAATGAAAGAAAAATAGTAATGAAGTGGGAATTTTCATGGCAAAGCATATTGATAAAACCAACAGTCTCTCCGAAAGCATGAACTACACATTGCAAAAATGTATGGAATGCTATGAACAAAAAACAACTTGTTCTGGATTTGCAACGTATTATGAGGATTTGGATTGTTTTACTGCAGGACTCCAACCCTCTGATTTGACTGTTGTTGCTGGACGACCTTCTGTTGGGAAGACAAATTTTGCTTTGAATCTGGGTTTAAGAGTAGCTACTCGATCTAACGTGCCGAGCTTGTTTTTTAGCATTTCCCATAGTCTCGAACAAATTATGATGAGAATATTTTCTATTGAAGCAAAAATTCATTTTCATAATCTAAAGATGGGATATCTAGGT
Above is a window of Pseudodesulfovibrio tunisiensis DNA encoding:
- a CDS encoding V-type ATPase subunit a family protein, yielding MDRELGRLEGELKLLEHYKAEAYEKSRMHPYVFGAWACVTTGLGMISVGSGNVDLYGLILLFFGVWLIYRGKKNNKEKLEEVELHESQIKHLIAQIEELEKTV
- a CDS encoding type IV secretion system protein, translating into MMKKMVLLICILVVFPNNAIPLGVSDATSHIYLSEQVKQLTQQLENMQSQLNEAIKANETLTKSYEAATGTYDHVSGIYDDIMQTKAFLNDSYYTVVDQYRHYKGVYDDLRSPGKKDFETMKELLEGVFGDPRTATPEQDRRRVEREYQIRQQALKKAIEVGEETLATMPDRVKKLNSLAGKIGKTSGVKEAQALTNSILLEILTVLEEQLAISLRFQQAMSLQAYSGITDESIAKRAKLLRNVLQRKDVLGYELNNLHKIGVTDITDIKEVVGKAAIR
- a CDS encoding type IV secretion system protein; translation: MEEYGISAHIFTNLLAMNTQYVFSVYESLMTSFGIFFRALIVLYTVYVGYVFYKSESRFSVCDMILSYLITASVYSVVFEWSWFYSVIIKTTLNMTLDTASFFISAATSNDAMGNFGSIHDVFKSLDQTLIDFYTAVQNLSPKGNILTYAWRYVCFIIAMIPLFMVFLAMYAAFFVIFCIAFFSMFIFYMIGGVCLLFVGFKETRHICFTWIRGLLNYMLLAVFAAVVMGICGKGIHDAVSLFAAQAETASVIVSDAYIKVFVWCTFCLAMILKTPDFAAHLTGTMAGSTSGVAGALSAGTSALGGGMLAGSKLAGGWAARKTWGLTRKGAGFAGNIGMNALEKLKIQRHAK
- the mobC gene encoding plasmid mobilization relaxosome protein MobC; the encoded protein is MRRELAKIGNNLNQVAYHLNVNHPVSTAQIQSRMKSLRKHLPSWFIFVGV
- a CDS encoding metallophosphoesterase family protein; translated protein: MILVVGDIHATWAMLNELIRKKKPEIILQCGDFGFWPGHRFYDPAKKLIPGKTQIHWIDGNHEDHRSIRTGLKTGTLPVAENMPNVVYQPRGSTLTLPDGRKILFAGGAFSVDNKIRLPGKDWFPDLETLTEQDWNNFPDAHEGQVDIIISHTAPTEFAVKGVPLNEWPDWWDRDSDPSSEILSKALARYKPQQWYFGHFHKFQRGTYQGCNWIGLDSAQPGKKWWIELT